From a region of the Hemibagrus wyckioides isolate EC202008001 linkage group LG14, SWU_Hwy_1.0, whole genome shotgun sequence genome:
- the fezf1 gene encoding fez family zinc finger protein 1 → MMESALYPPAGIFGTPSPSTAGGSMVTSSKPLAFSIERIMARTPEPKSMLSLPNSMQHSAAGKADTRASLAVPPSPLHCVLPLMPLAYEPAHKLHRLETSRGEPEFPYGAGELLSIGASAKSEQRDAAPAIGQYKLFRPRVLSHSSVHTAAAAVCYVNCGESACAPPPAALLNLHPVASYLLNTPLHTRHKSLLAEKSRGAHGLDSYPGALALKELSHSQLQHYMKESAHILSEKLFKSSAKLHTGSPPAKAKVFTCEVCGKVFNAHYNLTRHMPVHTGARPFVCKVCGKGFRQASTLCRHKIIHTQEKPHKCHQCGKAFNRSSTLNTHARIHAGYKPFVCEFCGKGFHQKGNYKNHKLTHSGEKQFKCNICNKAFHQVYNLTFHMHTHNDKKPFTCPTCGKGFCRNFDLKKHIRKLHDASPDPHSPGTPTDQREAQ, encoded by the exons ATGATGGAGAGCGCGCTATACCCCCCAGCGGGGATATTCGGCACCCCTTCACCGTCCACGGCGGGAGGAAGTATGGTCACCAGCTCCAAACCCCTGGCGTTCTCCATCGAGCGGATTATGGCCAGGACGCCGGAACCCAAGTCGATGCTATCTCTGCCGAACTCTATGCAGCACAGTGCCGCGGGAAAGGCCGACACACGGGCCTCGCTCGCTGTGCCGCCATCCCCGCTGCACTGCGTGCTGCCCCTCATGCCGCTGGCCTACGAGCCCGCGCACAAACTTCACAGACTAGAGACGAGTCGCGGCGAGCCCGAGTTTCCCTACGGTGCCGGCGAGCTTCTGAGCATCGGCGCCAGCGCCAAGAGCGAGCAGCGGGACGCAGCGCCGGCGATTGGACAGTACAAACTTTTCCGGCCACGGGTACTTTCGCACTCATCCGTGCACACCGCCGCTGCCGCCGTGTGCTACGTGAACTGTGGGGAGAGCGCATGCGCGCCTCCGCCCGCCGCCCTGCTCAACCTGCACCCGGTGGCCTCGTACCTGCTGAACACCCCGTTACACACTCGCCACAAAAGCCTTCTGGCGGAAAAAAGCAGAGGCGCGCACGGCCTGGACTCTTACCCCGGAGCGCTGGCGCTGAAGgagctctctcactctcagctgcagcactacATGAAGGAGAGCGCGCACATCCTCTCCGAGAAACTGTTCAAGAGCTCCGCCAAGTTACACACCGGCTCTCCTCCAGCCAAGGCTAAAGTGTTCACTTGTGAAGTGTGCGGCAAG GTGTTCAACGCGCACTATAACTTAACCCGCCACATGCCCGTACACACCGGAGCCAGACCGTTCGTGTGTAAAGTGTGCGGTAAAGGATTTCGCCAAGCAAGCACCCTCTGTCGCCATAAAATTATTCATACTCAG GAAAAGCCGCACAAATGCCATCAGTGTGGGAAAGCATTTAACCGGAGCTCCACTCTCAACACGCACGCGCGCATCCACGCAGGATACAAACCATTTGTGTGTGAATTCTGTGGAAAGGGATTCCACCAAAAAG gcaaTTATAAAAATCATAAATTGACGCACAGCGGCGAGAAACAGTTCAAGTGCAATATCTGCAACAAAGCCTTCCACCAAGTATACAACCTGACTTtccacatgcacacgcacaacGACAAGAAACCGTTCACCTGTCCCACGTGCGGTAAAGGCTTCTGCAGAAACTTCGACCTGAAGAAGCACATACGGAAACTGCACGACGCATCACCGGACCCGCACTCACCGGGAACACCTACAGATCAGCGTGAAGCCCAGTGA
- the aass gene encoding alpha-aminoadipic semialdehyde synthase, mitochondrial: MLRLVRGQSRRVKGCVCSQQRLSHHKSVMAIRREDVNVWERRAPLAPQHVKEITAAGHKVLVQPSNRRAIHNRFYEKAGAIIQEDISEASLIIGVKRPPEEKVIPQKTYAFFSHTIKAQEANMGLLDDVLKKEVRLIDYEKMVDENGYRIVAFGQWAGVAGMINILHGLGLRFLALGHHTPFMHIGMAHNYRNVSQAIQAVRDCGYEISLGLMPKSIGPLTFVFTGTGNVSNGAQDIFNELPCEYVEPHELKEVSQSGDLSKVYGTVISRRHHLVRKSDGVYDPFEYEHHPERYTSHFRSSIAPYTTCLINGIYWDPQTPRLLRRLDAQKLMRPSKSVAAVTEGWPTLPHKFLAICDISADTGGSIEFMTECTTIEKPFCMYDANQHIDHDSVEGNGILMCSIDNLPAQLPIEATEYFGTRLLPYIWEMLPSDASRPLDEENFSPQVRDAVITSNGKLTPKFEYIQKLREKRESEQILKKSGMKRVLLLGSGYVSRPVVEYLTRDTGTQVTVASVLLSQAEELATTYPNTIPVMLDVTSQEGHLESLVKDHDLVISMLPYRYHPLIAKFCINKKVNLVTASYMSPDMKELQKSAEEAGITIVNEMGLDPGIDHMLAMECIDQAKADGCTVESYSSFCGGLPAPECSDNPLGYKFSWSPYGVLLNTISPAIYRKDNQVISISPGGSLMDTTMPMAFLAGFNLEGFPNRDSTKYAEPYGIESAHTLIRGTLRFKGFSKAMSSFVKLGLINTEACPMLQHTADPVSWKELLCKQIGLSSDVSTESFEEAVFNRIGRDEFRMQTLKWFEMLSEEPVPHANTILEALTKHLEAKLSFDKGERDLIILKTDVGVRHPTGELEMKHISLVVYGDANGFSAMAKTVGYPAAIAARMVLDGELNTKGLVVPITKNIYAPVLRRLQQEGLQFITKSTILE, translated from the exons ATGCTGCGACTTGTAAGAGGCCAGAGCAGGAGGGTGAAAGGCTGTGTGTGCAGCCAGCAAAGGTTGAGCCATCATAAGAGTGTGATGGCGATCCGACGAGAAGACGTTAACGTGTGGGAGAGACGGGCACCCCTTGCCCCGCAACATGTGAAGGAAATCACTGCAGCAGGTCACAAAGTGCTGGTGCAGCCGTCCAACAGGAGAGCCATTCACAATAGA ttctatGAGAAAGCAGGAGCCATTATACAGGAGGACATCTCCGAGGCTTCTCTCATCATCGGTGTGAAGAGGCCACCAGAGGAAAAGGTCATTCCACAAAAAACCTACGCTTTCTTTTCCCACACCATCAAAGCCCAGGAGGCTAACATGGGTCTTCTGGACGATGTACTCAAAAAG GAAGTGCGGCTCATTGATTATGAGAAAATGGTTGATGAAAATGGGTACAGGATCGTTGCATTCGGACAGTGGGCTGGTGTTGCGG GAATGATCAACATTTTGCATGGGCTCGGTCTCCGATTCCTGGCCCTTGGACACCACACTCCCTTTATG CATATTGGAATGGCACACAATTACAGGAACGTCAGTCAAGCCATACAAGCAGTGAGGGATTGTGGATACGAGATCTCACTAGGCCTCATGCCCAAGTCCATTGGTCCACTCACCTTTGTGTTCACTGGCACAGGCAATGTATCTAAT GGTGCGCAAGACATTTTCAACGAGCTTCCATGCGAATATGTGGAACCACATGAACTGAAGGAGGTCTCCCAATCAGGAG ACCTGTCTAAAGTGTATGGAACAGTGATCAGTAGACGCCACCATTTAGTTCGAAAGAGCGATGGGGTTTATGACCCTTTCGAGTACGAGCATCACCCTGAACGTTACACCTCTCACTTCAGATCTTCT ATAGCGCCTTACACAACCTGTCTGATAAACGGCATCTACTGGGACCCGCAAACTCCAAGGCTGCTGCGGCGATTGGATGCTCAGAAGCTCATGAGACCTTCAAAATCTGTAGCTGCAGTGACTGAAGGCTGGCCCACCCTGCCACACAA GTTCTTGGCGATCTGTGACATTTCTGCAGACACAGGAGGTTCCATTGAGTTCATGACTGAGTGCACCACCATTGAGAAGCCCTTTTGCATGTATGACGCCAACCAGCACATAGACCACGACAG TGTGGAAGGAAATGGCATTCTCATGTGCTCTATTGATAACCTGCCTGCCCAGCTTCCCATTGAGGCTACCGAGTATTTTGGCACTCGCTTGCTCCCCTACATTTGGGAAATG CTTCCATCAGATGCATCAAGACCACTGGATGAAGAGAACTTCTCTCCACAAGTCAGAGAC GCTGTAATCACGTCGAACGGAAAGTTGACTCCTAAGTTTGAGTACATTCAGAAGTTACGAGAGAAAAG ggaATCAGAACAGATCCTGAAGAAAAGCGGGATGAAGCGTGTCTTGTTGCTAGGTTCTGGCTATGTATCTCGTCCAGTTGTTGAGTATCTCACCAGGGATACTGGCACCCAAGTCACAGTGG CATCTGTGCTCCTAAGTCAAGCGGAGGAACTGGCTACTACATACCCAAACACCATACCTGTGATGCTTGATGTCACTAGCCAAGAGGGCCATCTCGAGTCTCTGGTCAAGGATCATGACCTGGTCATCAG cATGCTGCCATACAGATATCATCCTTTGATAGCTAAATTTTGCATTAATAAGAAGGTAAACCTGGTGACTGCCAGCTACATGTCTCCAGACATGAAAGAGCTCCAGAAGAG TGCTGAGGAAGCTGGCATCACCATAGTCAACGAGATGGGCCTGGACCCTGGCATTGATCACATGTTGGCCATGGAGTGCATCGACCAGGCCAAGGCAGACGGTTGCACT GTGGAGTCCTACAGCTCTTTCTGCGGTGGTCTTCCAGCACCAGAGTGTTCTGACAACCCACTGGGATACAAATTCAGCTGGAGTCCATATGGAGTTTTGCTCAATACCATCAGTCCTGCTATTTATCGCAAAGACAACCAG gtgatCAGTATATCCCCTGGTGGGTCTCTGATGGACACCACCATGCCCATGGCCTTCTTGGCAGGTTTTAACCTTGAGGGCTTTCCCAATCGAGACAGCACCAAATACGCTGAACCCTACGGCATCGAGTCCGCACACACGCTGATCAGAGGGACTCTGCGCTTTAAG GGCTTCTCCAAAGCAATGAGCAGTTTCGTTAAACTAGGCCTGATCAACACTGAGGCTTGCCCGATGTTGCAGCACACAGCCGATCCCGTCTCCTGG AAAGAACTCCTGTGTAAGCAGATTGGCTTGTCCTCTGATGTTAGCACGGAGTCGTTTGAGGAAGCCGTGTTCAATCGGATTGGACGAGATGAGTTCAGGATGCAGACTCTGAAGTG GTTTGAGATGCTGAGTGAGGAGCCTGTGCCTCATGCGAACACTATCCTGGAAGCACTCACTAAACACCTGGAGGCTAAGCTGTCTTTCG ataaaggagagagagatttgatcaTCCTGAAGACTGACGTTGGTGTCAGACACCCTACAGGAGAACTGGAGATGAAGCACATCAGTCTGGTGGTCTATGGAGATGCAAATGGCTTCTCTGCCATGGCCAAAACTGTGGGCTACCCTGCTGCTATTGCAGCTCGTATGGTCCTGGATG GTGAGCTGAACACTAAAGGACTTGTTGTACCAATAACAAAGAATATCTATGCGCCTGTTTTGCGGAGACTTCAGCAGGAAGGCCTTCAGTTCATCACCAAAAGCACAATATTAGAGTAA